One Thalassophryne amazonica chromosome 10, fThaAma1.1, whole genome shotgun sequence genomic region harbors:
- the LOC117518118 gene encoding rab GTPase-activating protein 1-like: MDDGSSLGKVSSSTESVATITSEEFVLVQCSAAASPSGSEGKPRLKMSSNGSEQLEKAMEELLDDDDEEEEEVKEEKSSLEKMEKERDSGSQVLSPVFEPQHPDVLFPAVSSPTVLEEIVSSSTSCLPGLYLGQSPSE; encoded by the exons ATGGATGACGGCTCTTCACTGGGCAAAGTCAGTAGTTCCACTGAGTCTGTGGCCACAATCACCAGTGAGGAGTTTGTTCTGGTGCAGTGCAGTGCTGCAGCATCACCATCAGGATCAGAGGGCAAGCCAAGACTCAAG ATGTCTTCGAATGGAAGTGAGCAGCTGGAGAAAGCAATGGAGGAGCtcctggatgatgatgatgaggaggaggaggaggtgaaggaggagaaGAGCAGTTTGGAGAAAATGGAGAAGGAGAGGGATTCAGGGAGTCAGGTCCTGAGCCCAGTCTTTGAACCCCAGCATCCAG ATGTATTGTTTCCAGCAGTGTCCAGCCCCACTGTGCTGGAGGAGATAGTGTCCAGTTCAACAAGCTGTCTACCTGGGCTGTACCTGGGTCAAAGCCCCTCGGAATGA